Proteins from a single region of Hermetia illucens chromosome 3, iHerIll2.2.curated.20191125, whole genome shotgun sequence:
- the LOC119650686 gene encoding remodeling and spacing factor 1, with translation MASGSEASCANDPNFAIVCSFFEKFSSMLNIQQPDIQLLQEWLENTDEVAPGLRDLHVKLLRKMRKTVHETAWESALVKFCYSYSAQDAWEIERFGYKKSSLKVKLRILTAILEYQFQLNGKFRNKFSNLSAEELRSEPIGRDRLGHSYWLTQDPSCNFRIYQEHLDEEIWQVVASNRSEMETLISRLKGNEVVLPSLIGVIDEDSSSNSCGNAVIKPPPPEEQDDSQSSSNCSNMKAKVPNIKIKLETSVTEKNGEVQNGSSKETKEEDTEEDAEEENSDEGEEEEGEEEEEEEDDDDEDEEDEEEEKLPETNGKTLPVDEVKNDKPVEAVNGTSKVEVQVNGKKSNARKIKPLVISQSKISGNEEKSNGKKRTLENANGDPETDEPSLKKTRPTLLDDRHGKKSKYEKSSEEDEEEDDDEESEEEEDDEDDGDGGSKENEADDDEAANDDDADAEEEEAEEEEEAEDDAEDNEVGEAIEEKVLIVKGEGSGKECESSSTFFLRDIYLGCEENDEPVGEAIEEDVMYFYGEGNGKECAVGNSHEESNKSGSVLLERSVEIQPKVKSIDPKATVVADENKNNESKSCAINGEVSIEKDSSKNVNDLNADVKSDEGLKEDGLEIQKKELSEDDSKECALETNLNSKNEIQDTAEEKTESKDGEETDVPGNDTNSEKISEETSAKVISEENTEKQPETPQAEELDPEVKAGEVCKLSEDKPQTENEVQDDSSNAEFITAEKLESVGTPKSVQEPTKLEKSMSNDKNCDTAANTEESVVAPEVAATNSRKRRLSEEKIRSCSESESDLNSDSAAPPTEEDEDVGGKRPKMRLKAVNSEARKKIERTRKSNERHESTSEEENPRQDNNNVANGSADEVDPLQISDGDVLAAGGVEIGPTKVPTPVLIQTRTTRHTAAGTPIKVAATRGRGRKPGRKPRNSRIPEIPSLEPEPPIDEAIKDEDAPALDKMPKLEPEANGSKPGLKGTPGQRKPRGQKRDIDASNIIDSQADTPVRQSRRIAQLKIREEAERRKLEEEALKKMKAEFKKKKKEEKSSKGIPAPTESSEDTEEYNSEAEAGKKYASNKKKTGRVWKKDRWSSGPDEPEDEDEYDLPHDRYSEQGSPLFKSDHEFSPESDIEDESQAVPLKRARTARKEGAESDGENLDESCQKCGKKDHPEWILLCDKCDKGYHCSCLSPVLFIIPEGDWFCPPCQQEQLIVALERQMLELDNMVEKKRVREEEAKRLEIEQKQKEEEEQAKVQQNVEAEKEEISKAKKSRAERAKRRRNPKARKRFVVDDDEDEESDASDSDDESSASESSSNESESGSKSNTKSSDSEDDEPIYKLRKRRQVNVSYRLNEYEDLINSAIKEEMDEVAGAGNLGRGKDISTIIEADKEEKLRQRQLNAVKPVEETVVAKVETKEESVSGKQIHEDVKKEEIKEEEEEKVIAPVKSKSRSLAKNLRKKGRKLNNLDISSDDDGSDEDFKTSSYETEEDESISESTESDSSLEVYRKRGKKTKKKGKKDRNRRPQRRAARERRRLDDFIVEDSDVSDEPPKRRKGKRKHNWELQDTESEEDLSEQIDSEELCDDTTDSEDSDGCWRPSKRRKTKSKAAKGKSSGGLGARGGKQPRKFNKKDPGERSFKSKAKSKARRDSDDSSEDVPRTRGKRFTYLDSFDEESSDDGIKPGVKRPDTPPEEREKFIRKQEEIKRMLAEKNTEAAKAAATPTLAPVDSLSTVPLSVIKGAKALDIDYLQRKGELNSEDGDTDFDEDLPDDFDPEAMDEEEIAKMMEEEDFAQQQLKIAGDVIRQKKKDSDTIEPKIHLASAIPIGREPPASQLQEPPRKRLPMPTIHPPLGNAPRFLPPGARLSYEPPVRQHLPPTVPLSMQSVIQQRSGGSGIGGMSPAPPLPLTNPNTSVPMLPGIAQNQNAGNEPFKPRGRRKKITPLRDTLQKQQAAAAAAAAAAASSSIPTPVSGSASSTPTTKEITPVISSEKPAAVGPTRLSVAQPPQLYTPPVNTQPSVITRMPQQQPQVPRVPPPVLAQQQPLRPPRPPFPEQNSRFYPPPNQIPPHRMSLIRHGAPMPQHHTLGPSFAGGPPPLRPASPRIPASVAGGVNRPPAPRPMATFAPNEYPPARVPPHNNSPHAYRPPLYGTPGYPPAPPQQPQTAMHPAAPDYPAVPTTYGPTPAYGGPYYPPPPNIGPTHSTPPPPSASVVPVSAALSPSSLPVTAAAPAPPAPVTSVAPAPTPPLSTAAPVTPTTETTIVAQSQPQRPKASVLETFDSKSRSPILEPEAIHSPYLNSAAPDDNDEENGVSNPPAETTSEFSGLVSYFSSQHDDLNS, from the exons ATGGCGTCCGGCAGCGAAGCCTCCTGTGCGAACGATCCGAATTTCGCGATTGTCTGCTCGTTCTTCGAGAAGTTCTCGTCAATGCTCAACATTCAGCAGCCGGACATTCAGTTGCTGCAGGAATGGCTGGAAAATACGGATGAAG TTGCCCCCGGTCTTCGGGATCTACACGTCAAACTTCTCCGGAAGATGCGAAAAACAGTGCATGAAACCGCATGGGAGTCTGCCTTGGTAAAGTTCTGCTATTCATATTCAGCACAGGACGCTTGGGAGATCGAACGTTTTGGTTACAAGAAATCAAGTCTTAAAGTTAAACTTCGAATCCTGACG GCCATCCTTGAATATCAGTTCCAGTTGAATGGCAAATTCCgtaacaaattttcaaatttgagtGCCGAAGAACTACGTTCTGAACCCATAGGACGCGACAGACTGGGCCATTCGTATTGGCTTACGCAAGATCCATCGTGTAATTTTCGAATCTACCAGGAGCACTTGGATGAAGAGATTTGGCAAGTTGTTGCCTcgaatcgttcagaaatggaaACATTGATCAGTCGCCTGAAGGGGAACGAAGTTGTTCTTCCGTCTCTGATCGGTGTCATTGACGAGGACAGCAGTAGTAATAGTTGCGGAAATGCGGTTATTAAGCCTCCGCCACCTGAAGAGCAAGATGACAGTCAATCATCGTCGAATTGTAGCAATATGAAAGCAAAAGTTCCCAATATAAAAATTAAGTTAGAAACTAGTGTAACAGAAAAGAATGGTGAAGTACAGAATGGAAGCAGCAAAGAGACAAAGGAGGAAGACACAGAAGAGGATGCCGAGGAAGAGAACTCTGACGAAGGGgaggaagaagaaggtgaagaggaagaggaggaagaagatGACGATGATGAGGATGAGGAGGATGAAGAGGAAGAGAAGCTTCCAGAAACGAATGGAAAAACACTTCCTGTGGATGAAGTGAAAAATGATAAGCCTGTGGAAGCAGTGAATGGTACTTCCAAGGTCGAGGTACAAGTCAATGGGAAGAAATCCAACGCGCGGAAGATCAAG cCTCTCGTAATTAGTCAATCAAAAATATCAGGAAACGAGGAAAAATCGAATGGCAAGAAACGTACATTGGAGAACGCAAATGGAGATCCTGAGACTGACGAACCTTCTTTGAAAAAGACCCGACCAACCCTGTTGGATGATCGGCATggtaaaaaaagtaaatacGAAAAATCGAGCgaggaggacgaagaagaggATGACGACGAAGAGAGTGAAGAAGAGGAGGACGATGAAGATGACGGCGATGGTGGGAGTAAAGAGAATGAGGCTGACGATGATGAAGCTGCGAATGACGATGATGCAGACGCTGAAGAGGAAGAGGCAGaggaagaagaggaggcagaagATGACGCCGAGGATAATGAAGTAGGAGAAGCAATCGAAGAGAAGGTACTTATCGTAAAAGGCGAAGGAAGCGGCAAGGAATGTGAGTCATCTTCAACGTTTTTTCTGCGTGACATATACTTAGGCTGTGAGGAAAACGACGAGCCAGTCGGGGAAGCAATAGAGGAAGACGTCATGTATTTTTATGGCGAAGGCAATGGGAAAGAATGTGCGGTAGGGAATTCGCATGAAGAGAGCAATAAAAGCGGTTCTGTCCTCTTAGAACGAAGCGTTGAAATCCAACCAAAGGTAAAAAGTATTGACCCAAAAGCAACTGTTGTGGCAGACGAGAACAAGAACAATGAGAGCAAAAGTTGTGCGATCAATGGTGAGGTGAGCATCGAGAAAGATAGTTCAAAAAATGTTAACGATTTGAATGCGGATGTAAAGTCAGACGAGGGACTTAAGGAGGATGGTTTAGAGAttcagaagaaggaattatcGGAGGATGATTCGAAAGAGTGTGCGCTGGAAACGAATTTAAATtctaaaaatgaaattcaagacactgcggaagaaaaaacggaGAGTAAAGATGGCGAAGAAACAGATGTGCCTGGAAATGATACAAATTCAGAAAAGATTAGCGAAGAAACTTCGGCAAAAGTTATAAGCGAGGAAAACACCGAAAAACAACCGGAAACACCTCAAGCAGAAGAATTAGACCCAGAAGTAAAAGCCGGGGAGGTTTGCAAATTGTCGGAGGATAAACCACAGACTGAGAATGAAGTTCAAGATGATTCTAGTAATGCAGAATTCATTACAGCCGAGAAGCTGGAAAGTGTAGGAACTCCGAAATCGGTGCAAGAACCAACTAAACTTGAAAAATCGATGAGTAATGACAAGAATTGTGATACAGCCGCGAATACAGAAGAGTCTGTTGTTGCTCCAGAGGTTGCCGCGACAAATTCACGAAAGCGCAGACTAAGTGAGGAGAAAATTCGCAGTTGTTCAGAAAGCGAATCGGATTTGAATTCGGACAGTGCGGCCCCACCGACTGAAGAAGATGAGGATGTCGGTGGCAAACGCCCCAAGATGCGTTTGAAAGCAGTTAATAGTGAAGCGCGAAAGAAAATCGAAAGAACAAGAAAATCGAATGAAAGGCATGAAAGTACCAGCGAAGAAGAGAATCCTCGCCAGGATAATAATAACGTTGCCAACGGCAGTGCAGATGAGGTGGACCCCTTGCAAATATCCGACGGTGATGTGCTGGCCGCTGGTGGAGTTGAAATTGGACCGACAAAGGTCCCTACGCCGGTCTTGATTCAGACGAGAACAACAAGGCATACAGCGGCGGGTACTCCTATCAAGGTGGCGGCTACTAGAGGTCGGGGCAGAAAGCCTGGAAGGAAGCCTAGGAATTCGAGGATCCCGGAAATTCCTTCGTTAGAGCCAGAGCCGCCGATCGACGAAGCAATAAAGGATGAGGATGCCCCTGCGTTAGATAAGATGCCCAAATTGGAGCCTGAAGCAAACGGATCAAAACCGGGTTTGAAAGGGACCCCAGGACAACGTAAACCGCGGGGGCAAAAACGAGACATTGATGCCAGCAACATAATTGATTCTCAAGCCGACACGCCTGTGCGTCAGTCGCGACGAATTGCTCAGTTGAAAATTCGTGAGGAAGCCGAACGAAGGAAACTTGAAGAAGAGGCGCTTAAAAAGATGAAAGCGGAatttaagaagaagaaaaaggaggagAAATCCTCAAAGGGAATTCCAGCCCCGACGGAATCTTCTGAGGACACAGAAGAGTATAATAGTGAGGCGGAGGCCGGCAAAAAGTATGCGTCGAATAAGAAAAAGACTGGTCGCGTTTGGAAGAAAGACAGATGGAGTTCGGGACCTGACGAGCCGGAAGATGAGGATGAATATGATTTGCCTCACGATAGATATTCGGAACAAGGTTCGCCATTATTCAAATCAGATCATGAATTTTCACCAGAATCAGACATTGAAGATGAATCTCAAGCGGTGCCTTTGAAACGTGCCCGAACAGCCCGCAAGGAGGGGGCTGAAAGTGATGGCGAAAATCTTGATGAGTCTTGTCAAAAGTGTGGAAAGAAAGATCATCCAGAGTGGATTTTGCTTTGCGATAAATGCGACAAGGGTTATCACTGCTCGTGTTTGAGTCCGGTGTTGTTTATAATCCCTGAGGGCGATTGGTTTTGCCCGCCTTGTCAGCAGGAGCAACTTATAGTTGCCCTCGAACGACAAATGTTGGAGTTAGATAACATGGTAGAGAAGAAACGTGTCAGAGAGGAGGAAGCCAAAAGATTAGAAATTGAACAAAAGCAAAAGGAAGAAGAGGAGCAAGCAAAGGTGCAGCAGAATGTCGAGGcggagaaggaagaaatttCGAAGGCGAAGAAAAGTAGGGCAGAACGAGCGAAGAGACGTCGTAACCCGAAAGCAAGGAAACGTTTTGTTGTGGACGACGACGAAGATGAGGAGAGCGACGCGAGTGATTCGGATGATGAATCGTCAGCATCGGAAAGTTCCTCGAATGAGTCTGAAAGCGGATCTAAAAGCAATACAAAGTCATCTGATAGTGAAGATGATGAACCGATTTACAAGCTGCGTAAGCGCCGCCAAGTGAACGTCAGTTATCGTCTCAACGAATACGAAGATCTCATAAACTCGGCAAtaaaggaggaaatggatgaaGTTGCTGGAGCTGGAAACTTGGGGCGAGGCAAGGACATCTCTACCATAATTGAAGCAGATAAGGAGGAGAAATTACGGCAGCGGCAATTGAACGCAGTGAAGCCAGTTGAAGAGACTGTCGTGGCGAAAGTTGAAACGAAAGAAGAATCTGTGAGCGGAAAGCAGATCCATGAGGATGTTAAGAAAGAGGAGAtcaaagaggaagaagaagaaaaggttaTTGCGCCGGTAAAGTCCAAGTCCCGGTCGCTAGCCAAAAATCTACGTAAGAAGGGTCGCAAACTCAATAATCTAGATATCAGTTCAGATGATGATGGTTCGGATGAAGATTTCAAGACCAGTTCTTATGAGACCGAAGAAGATGAGTCCATCTCGGAGTCAACGGAAAGCGATAGTAGTTTGGAAGTATACCGAAAACGGGGCAAGAAGactaaaaagaaaggaaaaaaggatagaaatcgGCGGCCTCAAAGACGAGCAGCTCGTGAGCGTCGCCGATTGGATGATTTCATCGTGGAGGATTCCGATGTGTCAGACGAGCCGCCAAAACGACGAAAAGGAAAACGGAAGCACAATTGGGAGCTACAAGACACCGAATCAGAGGAAGATTTGTCGGAACAAATTGACAGTGAAGAGTTATGCGATGATACGACTGATAGCGAAGACAGCGATGGTTGTTGGCGGCCAAGTAAGCGTCGTAAGACAAAATCGAAGGCGGCGAAAGGTAAATCAAGTGGCGGGCTTGGCGCACGCGGAGGCAAACAGCCTCGGAAGTTCAACAAGAAGGATCCAGGTGAGCGATCATTCAAGTCAAAGGCAAAGTCTAAAGCTAGACGTGACAGTGATGATAGCAGCGAAGATGTTCCTAGAACGCGTGGCAAGCGCTTTACATATCTCGACTCGTTCGACGAAGAAAGTTCAGATGATGGAATCAAGCCCGGCGTCAAGCGTCCCGATACCCCACCCGAAGAGCGCGAAAAGTTCATTCGAAAACAGGAGGAAATCAAAAGAATGTTGGCCGAGAAAAACACTGAAGCGGCGAAAGCAGCTGCAACACCTACCCTGGCTCCTGTGGACTCGTTGTCAACGGTACCCTTATCGGTAATTAAGGGAGCCAAAGCTCTGGATATTGACTATTTGCAACGCAAAGGTGAGCTAAACAGCGAAGATGGTGATACAGATTTTGATGAAGATCTCCCAGATGATTTTGATCCTGAGGCAATGGATGAGGAGGAAATAGCTAAAATGATGGAGGAAGAGGATTTCGCGCAACAGCAACTCAAAATTGCTGGTGATGTTATTCGCCAGAAGAAAAAAGACAGTGACACAATCGAACCGAAAATACACTTGGCTTCTGCTATTCCCATTGGCCGAGAGCCGCCTGCATCACAACTTCAAGAACCACCCCGAAAACGCTTGCCCATGCCAACAATTCATCCACCGTTGGGAAATGCTCCCAGGTTCCTTCCGCCCGGCGCACGTCTTTCATACGAGCCTCCAGTCCGACAGCATTTACCTCCCACTGTTCCACTCTCTATGCAGTCAGTCATCCAACAGCGCTCGGGGGGATCCGGGATTGGTGGAATGTCTCCAGCTCCCCCACTCCCGCTCACTAACCCAAATACATCGGTTCCGATGCTTCCTGGAATAGCGCAAAATCAAAACGCTGGAAATGAACCATTCAAACCGCGCGGAAGACGGAAAAAGATTACACCCCTACGTGATACTCTCCAGAAGCAACAAGCCGCAGCTGCTGCGGCCGCGGCGGCAGCTGCAAGTTCCTCTATTCCAACACCAGTTTCTGGTTCCGCCTCTAGTACGCCAACAACCAAAGAAATTACTCCGGTAATATCTTCGGAAAAACCTGCCGCAG TAGGTCCTACGCGATTATCTGTGGCACAACCGCCTCAGCTTTACACGCCACCAGTCAACACACAGCCTTCAGTAATCACCAGAATGCCACAGCAACAACCACAGGTGCCGCGGGTTCCGCCTCCCGTACTTGCACAGCAACAACCGCTTAGGCCACCAAGGCCACCTTTCCCTGAACAAA ATTCTCGATTCTACCCACCCCCTAATCAGATTCCACCACATCGTATGTCACTCATACGTCACGGTGCTCCCATGCCGCAACATCATACTTTGGGTCCGTCATTTGCTGGTGGGCCGCCTCCATTGCGACCGGCTAGTCCTAGAATTCCTGCATCTGTTGCAGGTGGAGTGAATCGGCCGCCAGCTCCGCGTCCAATGGCGACGTTCGCTCCCAATGAATATCCTCCGGCAAGAGTCCCGCCTCATAATAATTCTCCGCATGCCTATAG gcCTCCACTGTATGGAACTCCAGGATATCCTCCTGCCCCGCCTCAGCAACCACAAACTGCAATGCATCCCGCCGCTCCCGATTATCCTGCCG tgccAACAACTTATGGTCCTACACCTGCCTACGGTGGGCCCTACTATCCACCTCCGCCAAATATCGGTCCGACGCATTCAACGCCGCCGCCACCTTCAGCGTCTGTGGTCCCAGTAAGTGCAGCTTTAAGTCCATCATCATTACCCGTGACGGCTGCAGCTCCTGCACCACCTGCCCCGGTTACAAGTGTTGCACCTGCTCCAACACCACCTCTGTCGACAGCAGCCCCAGTTACTCCTACCACAGAAACGACAATAGTGGCACAGTCGCAGCCACAAAGGCCAAAGGCTTCAGTTCTCGAGACATTTGATTCCAAATCGAGATCACCCATTTTAGAGCCGGAAGCGATCCATAGTCCGTATTTGAATTCGGCTGCCCCTGATGATAACGACGAGGAGAACGGTGTGTCAAATCCGCCTGCTGAAACGACGAGCGAGTTCAGCGGTCTGGTCAGTTACTTTAGCTCTCAACACGATGATCTTAATTCATAA